In Pseudonocardia sp. DSM 110487, the sequence CGCGCGCAGCAGCTCGCGCTGCGTGGCGTCGAGATCGGTGCCCGGCACACCCTTCGGCTCCGGGGTGAGCGCGACGGCCTCCTGGTCGGCGCCGTGCAGGCCGGTGGCCGGAGTCGCCGCACGCGGGTCGGTGTGCCTGCCTGGCCGCCACAGCCCGCTGCGATCCACCCCGTTGGCGATCCGCGGGCTGTTGGCGCCCACGATGTCGTCGGGAGCGTGGGGGAGTAGCACGGCACGTGCCGCGAGCTCGGGGCGCAGCGAGCGCACCAGCTCGCGGGCCAGGTCCTCGGCCGCCCCGAGCGGCCGCAGCGCGGTGCCGCCCAGCAGTGGCGAGTTGGCCGGGTCGGCGCCGAGGAAGCACGGCGTGGTGGCGGCGACCCGCCCGTCCACCACGAGGTTGTGCAGCGACACGTGGTGGCCACCGAACCGCCACCCCCATGGCGCCTGCCCGCCGGGCTCGCCGAAGACCCGCAGGAAGTACCGGCCGGGGTCACGGCCCCGGTCCCACCCGAAGTCGACCGTGAAGCCCTCGGTGCGGTCGAGCACGTTCTCCAGGCCGAGCACGGTGGCAACCGTCGTGTACCCGGCCTGCGACAGGCCGCTCGCGACCAGCCGCATCACGAGGCGGTGCTGCGCGGGGCGTTGCTGGTGGAAGGTGAGGCCGCCGTGGTCGGTGGGGGTGTAGAACCAGCGCGTGCGCTCGGACTCCGCATCGTCACTCACCCCGGGCGGCGGCCCGATCGCCACCTCGCGCTGGGCCGGGTCGAGGGAGTCGAGCCACGCCGCGGCCGCCTCGGCCATCCGGTCCGCCACATCACGACTCGCGTCGTCGGTCACCGCCTGCACCATGCGATGACCATAACCGCCTACACAGCAGGCATGGGCGGCCCGCCGAGCCCGCCCCGTGCCCGGCCCAGCCGGATCTCGCACCGAACGGCCGTGGGATCCAGGCCGGTGAGGTCGACGATCAGCGACCGGGCCGCGTCCTCGGCGTCCGGCATCGCAGGGGCGGTGGTGGCTGCCTCGATCTCGGGCACGTAGAGCACGAGATGCCGTTCCGAGAGCCAGGCCACCACCTCGAACGTCCGCTCGCCAGTGTGCGCGGCCACGTCGACCACGGTAGTCGGCGAAGGCGCCGCCGTCGTCATCCGCAAGGAGTCACGGAACAGTCCTCGTCGTCGGTGGGGTGGTCCACGCCAGGGTCCCCGAGGATCCCCGGCCGCTCGGGATCGTCGGGAGTGACGTCGGGCCCGTCCGGCGGCGGCCCGGCCGCAGCGCCTGGGGGCGGTTCCAGCGGCGGGGGCAGCGGCTCGGACGAGGGTGGCGGCTCCTCGTTCGGGCCCAGCGGTGACGGAGGTTGGCCGATGGGCCGGAACGGCGGGAAGTCCTCGACCGGGGAGCCGGCGAGTGCATCGGACATGACGTCCTGCCACACGTCGCCCGGCAGGCTGCTGCCCTGGATCGGGCGGCCGCGTGCGGTGCGGATGGGTGAGTTCATGTCGGTGCCCATCCACACCGCGGTGGCGAGCGACGGCGTGAAACCCGCCATCCACGCATCGTTGTTCTCGCCCTCGAACCGGGACTGGACGGTGCCGGTCTTCGCCGCAACGGGGCGCCCCCGCGGCAGGCCCAGCCGGTCGTGCTCGGCGACTCCGAGCATGGCCTCGACCACGTTGCGCGCCACCCGCTCCGGGAAGCGCCGCTCGCCGTCGGTGGCGGCCTGGTAGAGCACCCGGTCGTCGGCGGTGACGACGGACGACACGAGGTGCGGCTGGCGCCAGACCCCGCCGGCCGCGATCGTCGCGTACGCCGAGGCCAGCTCGAGCGTCGACACCTCCTTGTTGCCGAGCGCGATGCCCTCGGTCGCGTTGTCGAGGGGTGCGGTGATCCCGGCGGTGCGGGCCGCCGCGGCGACGGACTCGGGCCCGACCTCCTTGGCGAGGGCGTGGAAGACGACGTTGTTGGACACCGTCATGGCCTGTTTGAGGTCGCACTCGTCGCAGTCGGCGCCGCCCGCGTTGCGCAGGCCGGGTATCTCCCGGCCGTCGAAGACCTCGCCGAGGCCGACCGGTGGGTTGCGCATCAGCCCCGCGAGCACCACGAACGGCTTGAACGTCGACCCGGCGAGCTTGCGTACCTGCGCGTAGTCCAGGCCCAGCCCGTTGTCGCCGCCGTAGTAGGCGAGCACGCCCCCGGTGCGCGGATCGATCGCCACCACCGCGCTGCGCAGGTTCACCGGTTGCCCGTCGAGCGCGTCGTGGGCGGACTCGACCACCTGCTGCTGGTGGCGCGGATCCACCGTCGTGGTGATCCGCAGGCCCTCCTGGGCGACGTCCTGCTCGGTGAACCCGAGGTCCTCCAGCTCGGCGGTCACGGCGCTGACGATGTGGCCGCGGCTGTCGGTCGGCACGCCGCGGGCGAGCGAGCGGCGCGCGTCCGTCTGCGGGAAGTGGGCGGCCGCGCGGTCGGCGGGGGTGAGCCAGCCCTGCGAGACCATCCCGTCGAGCACGAAGGTCCACCGCTCGACGGCTCGCTCGGGGCTCACCGCGGGGTCCCATCGGGACGGCGACTGGATCAGCCCGGCGAGCAGCGCGCCCTCGGCAGGGGCGAGGTCCTGGACCCCTCTGTCGAAGTAGGCCTGGGCGGCGGACTGGATGCCGTAGGCGCCGCGGCCGAAGTAGATCGTGTTCAGGTAGTCGGAGAGGATCTCGTCCTTCGTGCGCTCCTGGGAGATCTTGACCGCGAGGATGACCTCCTTGTACTTGCGCCACAGCGTCTGCTCGTCACCGACGAGCGCCTTCTTGACGAACTGCTGCGTGATCGTCGAGCCGCCGCCTTCGCCGCCGCGCAGCTGGTTCCAGGCCGCCCGCATGATGCCGGTGAGATCGAAGCCGGGGTTGGAGTAGAACGAGCGGTCCTCCGCTGACAGGACGGCGTGGCGCACGTGCATCGGCACCTGGTCGAGCGGCACCTTGGTCCGGTTGCCCTCCTCGGGCACGAGGCGGGTGAGCGGGCTCCCGTCGGCGAACGAGACCTCCGCGACCTGGTTGTTCACCGCATCGTCCGGGTTGGGGACCGAGAAGAGCAGATAGCCGGTGACGAAGGCGACGACCGGCCCCAGCACGATCGCCGCCGCGGTCGCGAGCACCGCCCGCCGCAGGAGCCGGACCCGGCGGGCGCTCGGCGAGCTCCGACTCGCGCGGGCGGGCGCGTCGACGACGGGCAGCACGTCCGTGGCGTCCGGTGCGCGGTGCCGGGCGGTGTCCTCCCCGGCCTGGCCCGGCGCCCCGGCGCGCTGCGGCCGGTTGCGCTGCGGTTTCGGCGGTTGCCACCAGGCGACCCTCGACGGGTGGGTGTCCCGCCGCGACCGCTGGACCGGCAGCCCAGTGCGGCGCACGCCCGGTCCCGTCAATCGGGTGGAGCGCCTCGGGTGGGCTCCGTGCACGCGTCCACCTCCCTGACCGGCACTCCCCGCCCCGGCCGCGGGGAGAACGTGGGGTCCAACGGGCGCTCCCGTGCGGGCGGTGTGGCGGCGGAGGCGACATCACCCGATGGGCGTGCGGAGAGTGATATCGACCGGGTTCGAGGGGTCGGTTCGTGCACGCTCCGTTACCGCACGTCCGTCGGACGGCTGCGTGCCGGTCGGCGCAGTGGCGGGGCCGCCGAGCGGGTGGACGTCGGTTGCTCCACGCCGTCGCGGGATGCTGCGTGGATGCTCCCCGCTCCCCGCGACCCCCACGCCCCCGAGGCGGTGCCGCCCGATCCTCCGCCTGCTCCACCGCCCGAACCGCCACCACTCGAGCCTCAGCTCACCGGACTCCTGCGGTCCGCAGGCGCGCAGGCCGTCCACGCCGTCGACGGCGCGCGGGGCGACGTGCTCGCCGAGGTCGGCCTCGCCGACGGCGACGACGTCCACGCGCTCGTGCAGCTCGCGCGCGCCGCCAATGCCGTCGGCAGGGGCCGAGGTGAATGGCTGGAGGACGTCGTCGTGACGCTCGGCCGCACCGTACACGTGCTCCGCGAGTGCGACGGGGTGGTGCTGCACGTGCGCCTCGACCCGGCCCGCGGGGACATCGGCGCCGCGCGGCGCGGGCTGGCCGCCGAGGGCCTGCTGCGTGCCGCCGTGGCCGCGTGGCGCGCTGCCTCCGCCGCCGCGTCCGAGCCCGCAGGCACGGACGGACCGGCTCGCGGCGGCGCCGCTCGCCCTGCGGCGCAGGTGTCCGGCCCGACGCCCCGGCCGCGCCCGGCGACCGGGGCACCGTCCGCCCGCCACGCCGCCCGCCCGCGCCCTTCAGACGCCAACGTCTGGCCGTACTCCCTCCCGGCCCCGTCGCAGGTCGCGCCGTTCCCCGCCGCGCCGTCTCCTGCCGCGCCGTCTCCTGCCGCGCCGTCTCCTGCCGCGCCGTCTCCTGCCGCGCCGTCTCCTGCCGCGCCGTCGCCGACTCGCCGCCCCGCCGGACCCCGACCGGCCGACCAGCGCGGCGCGGTTGCGGCCCCGCCCGGACCCGCACCCGCGCCGCCGCCCGGTGCGCCCGCCACGCACCAGCCGCAGCCCCGGCGGGCCCTCCAGGGGCCACCGGCGAACGCGGCGGCGCAGGGGCGCCCCTTGCCGCCACAGCGATCGGGATCCCAGCCGATTCCGCGCTCGATTCCGCGTTCGGTTCCGCAGTTGGGTCCGCGGTCGGGTCCCCAGTCGGGTCCCCGGCCTTCCCCGCAACCCCGACCCGAGCGGCTGCAGGATCCGCCGCCGGTTCCGTTGCCCCGGCCGGCCATCGGGCCCGGCCCGGACGGCCGGGTTCCCGCGCTCGTCGCCGTCGACGGTGGCTCGCCGGTCACCGCGACGGGTGCACTCGCCGTGCTCGCGCTCCCGCCCGTGACGGCGCTGCCGCGGCGCAGGCCGGCCGCCGCGGTGCCGCCCGGCCCTTCCGGGCGCGCGCTGGCGACGCCGCCGGTGCTGCGGCAGCCGTGGGCATCGGACGTCGACACGATGGGACGCTTGCTCGCCCAGCTGCGCCGCATGAGCTAGTGCCCGGCAACCGGCTGGCTCGCTGGCACTAGCATCGACGGATCTCGGGCGGTTCGCGCCCGAGCCCGAAACCCGTGGAGGTCTCCCGTGTCCGCGCCCGCATCCCGTCCCGCGTCCGCCCCTGTCCGGGTGCCGGCCGGGACGACGGCCGGCGCCGCGATACGGGAGGTGGGCCTCCCCACCACCGGGCCCACCGCCGTTGTCGTCGTGCGCGACGCGGGCGGGCAGCTGCGCGACCTCGCATGGGCGCCGGAGTCCGACGTGGAGGTGGAGGCGGTCGGCGCCGACACCGACGAGGGGCGCAGCGTCATCCGGCACTCGGCCGCGCACGTGCTCGCGCAGGCCGTGCAGCAGCTGCGCCCGGAGGCGAAGCTGGGCATCGGCCCGCCCATCACCGACGGCTTCTACTACGACTTCGACGTCGAGCAGCCGTTCACCCCCGACGACCTGAGCAAGCTCGAGTCGGCCATGAAGAAGATCATCAAGGCCGGCCAGCGGTTCTCCCGCCGCCGCTTCGACTCGCGCGACGATGCCCGCAAGGAGCTCGCCGAGGAGCCGTACAAGCTGGAGCTGATCGACCTCAAGGGCGCTCCGGAGGATGACGTCGTCGAGGTCGACGCGTCCGGCGAGCTCACGATCTACGACAACGTGCACGCCCACACCGGGGAGACCGTCTGGTCCGATCTGTGCCGGGGCCCGCACGTGCCCACCACCCGGTTCATCCCGGCGTTCAAGCTGATGCGCACCGCTGCGGCGTACTGGCGCGGGAACGAGAAGAACCCGCAGCTGCAGCGCATCTACGGCACCGCGTGGGAGAGCCAGGAGGCCCTCGACGCGCACCTGGAGCGGCTGGCGGAGGCCGAGCGCCGCGACCACCGCCGCCTGGGTGCGGAGCTGGACCTGTTCTCCTTCCCCGACGAGATCGGGTCGGGCCTGCCGGTGTTCCACCCCAAGGGCGGGGTGATCCGCAAGGAGCTGGAGGACTACTCGCGGCGGCGCCACGAGGAGGCGGGCTACGAGTTCGTCAACACCCCGCACATCACCAAGGGGCAGCTGTTCGAGACCTCGGGGCACCTGTCCTGGTACCGCGAGGGCATGTACCCGGGGATGCACCTCGACGAGGAGCGGGCGGCCGACGGCACCGTGCGCAAGCCCGGCCAGGACTACTACCTGAAGCCGATGAACTGCCCGATGCACAACCTGATCTTCCAGGCGCGTGGGCGGTCCTACCGCGAGCTGCCGCTGCGCATGTTCGAGTTCGGCAGCGTGTACCGGTACGAGAAGTCGGGCGTGGTGCACGGGCTCACCCGGGCACGCGGGTTCACCCAGGACGACGCCCACATCTACTGCACCGAGGAGCAGATGCAGGGCGAGATCCGCTCGCTGCTGCAGTTCGTGCTCGACCTGCTGCGCGACTACGGCATGGATGACTTCTACCTCGAGCTCTCGACGAGGAACCCGGAGAAGTCGATCGGCAACGACGAGGACTGGGAGCGTGCTACCGACGCCCTGCGCACGGCCGCCGAGGCCAGCGGGCTGGACCTGGTGCTCGACCCCGGCGGCGCCGCCTTCTACGCACCGAAGATCAGCGTTCAGGCGAAGGACGCGATCGGACGCAGCTGGCAGCTGTCCACCATCCAGGTCGACCTGATGCTGCCGGACCGGTTCGAGCTCGAGTACACCGCGGCGGACGGGTCGCGGAAGCGGCCGGTCATGATCCACCGGGCGCTGTTCGGCTCCATCGAGCGGTTCTTCGGCGTGCTCACCGAGCACTACGCGGGCGCGTTCCCGGCATGGCTCGCCCCGGTACAGGTGGTGGCCATCCCGGTCACCGACGAGCAGGTGCCCTACGTCGAGGACGTCGCCCGGCAGCTGAAGTCCCACGGGATCCGGGTCGAGGTGGACGCGAGCGACGACCGGATGCAGAAGAAGATCCGCACCCACACGATGCAGAAGGTGCCGTTCCTGCTGCTCGTCGGCGGGCGCGACGCCGAGGCGGGGGCGGTGAGCTTCCGGTTCCGCGACGGCACCCAGCTCAACGGGATCCCGACGGCTGACGCCGTCGCGACCGTGGCCGACTGGATCCGCAGCCGCACGAACGTCTCGCCGAACGCGGACGTCTTCGCCGCAGCACCCTGACCGGCTCCCTAGGATCGGCGCATGAGTGAGGCGGGCGAGCCGGCGTACGAGGCGCGGGACGGCATCGGCACGCCCGACGGGTTCCGCAGGCTCTGGACCCCGCACCGGCTGGCCTACATCAAGGAGGCCGGTGCGGAGGGCTGCCCGTTCTGCCGCATCCCCAAGCTGTCCGACGAGGAGGGGCTCGTCGTGGCCCGCGGCGACACCGTGTACGCGGTGCTGAACCTGCACCCGTACAACCCGGGGCACCTGATGGTGCTGCCGTACCGGCACGTCGCGGAGCTGGAGGACCTCGAGCCTGCCGAGGCGAGCGAGCTCATGACGTTCACGCAGGCCGCGGTGCGCGCCATGAAACGGGTGGCGGCACCGCACGCGTTCAACGTCGGTCTCAACCTGGGCACGGTCGCGGGCGGCTCGCTCGCCGAGCACCTGCACCAGCACGTCGTGCCGCGCTGGGGCGGTGACGCCAACTTCATCGCCGTGATCGGGCAGACGAAGGTGATCCCGCAGCTGCTGTCGGAGACCCGGTCATTGCTGGCTGAGGCCTGGCCCGCGCGCGGCGCGGCTGCGGATCGGCCATCGGGGGAGCAGCAGTAGGCTTGATTGTCGGCGCGCCGAGTAGAGGCGGCGGCCGGCGGCCCGGCGATCAAGCAGGAGTCCATGCTCAACGTCTTCGCCCGCGTGCAGGTCAACCGCGTGACCGAGCCCGTCGGCCGTTGGCTGGTCGCGCGGGGGATCGCGCCCGACGTGGTCACGGTGGTCGGCACGGTCGGCTCGGTGGCCGCTGCGCTGTGGTTCCTCCCGCGGGACGAGCTGTTCGTCGGCGCCGTCGTGGTCACGCTGTTCGTGCTGCTCGACCTCGTCGACGGCGCCATGGCCCGTGCCCGCGGCTACAGCACACCGTTCGGCGCCGTGCTCGACTCCACGTGCGACCGCGTCGCCGACGGCGCCCTCTTCGCCGGGCTCACCTGGTGGTGCCTCGGCGCGGGGGAGGAGCGGGTCCTCGGCGTGGCCGCGCTGCTGTGCCTCGTGTCCGGCCAGCTCGTGTCCTACATCAAGGCGCGGGCCGAGGGGGCGGGGCTGTCGGCCGACGGCGGCCTCGTCGAGCGCGCGGAGCGGCTCATCATCGCGCTGGTCGGCACCGGGCTGCACGGGCTCGGCGTGCCGTACGCGCTGCACGTCGCGCTGTGGCTGCTCTCGGCGGCGTCGGTGTGGACCGTCGGGCAGCGGATCGTTGCGGTCTACCGCAGCGCCCGGGACGCGGAGGCCGGTCCCGTCCCACCCGACCAGGCCGCGAGCCCATGAGCGAAAAGCTGGCCGACATGCGGTACGCGCTGGCGTGGCGGCTGGCGGGGATCCTCCCGGCCGGCGTCACCGCGCGCGGGTTCCGGCTCGCGGCCGACCTCGCGGCCCTGGCCGGCGGCGGGCCGGCCGCGGGGCTGCGCCGCAACCTCGCGCGCGTCGTGCCGCAGGCCTCGCCCGCCGAGCTGGATGCGCTGGTGCGCGACGGCCTGCGCAGCTACGCCCGGTACTGGTGCGAGATGTTCCGGCTGCGGCCGGGGGACGCCCAGGCCGTGCACGCCCTGATGGACCGCGGGATGAGCGGCACGGAGCCGTTCTACGCGGCACTGCGGGAGGGCCGCGGCGTGGTGTTCGCGGTGCCGCACAGCGGCAACTGGGACGCCGCGGGCGTCTGGGTGGTGGAGACGCTGCGCAGGCTCGGCCACGAGCCCGTGTTCACCACGATGGCGCAGCGGCTGCGCCCGGAGTCGCTCTACCGGCGGTTCCTCGCCTACCGGGAGGCGCTCGGGTTCGAGGTGGTGGCCGCCGAGGCCGGCATCACCGCCCACCGGGCTCTCACCCGGCGGCTGCGGGCCGGCGGCGTGGTGTGCCTCGTCGCCGACCGGGATCTCACGGGCTCCGGGATCGAGGTCTCGTTCTTCGATGAGCCCGCCCGGTTCCCGGCCGGGCCCGCGCGGCTCGCGGCCCTCACGGGTGCGGTGCTCATGCCGGCCTACCCGCACTTCAGCCCCGACGGCTGGGTGGTGCCGATCGCCGACCCGGTGCCGGTCGACCGAACGCCGGAGTCGGTGGCGAAGGCCACGCAGGCGATCGCCGACGCGTTCGCCTACCTCATCGCGCGGGCGCCGCGGGACTGGCATGCGCTGCAGCCGCTGTGGACCGCCGACATGGAGAAGCGGTGAATCCCCCCGCCGGGCTGCGGGTGGGCATCGTCTGCCCCTACTCGCTCGACGTCCCCGGCGGCGTGCAGGCGCACGTCGTGGGCCTGGCGGTCGAGCTGGAGCGGCTCGGGCACACGGTGAGCCTGCTGGCGCCCGCCGCCGACGGCACGCCGGTGCCGCGGTTCGTCACGCCCGCCGGGCGCTCGGTGGGGGTGCCCTACAACGGCTCGGTGGCGCGGGTGACGTTCGGCCCGCTCACCTACGCGCGGGTCCGGCGCTGGCTCGCCGAGCACACGTTCGACGTGCTGCACCTGCACGAACCCACCACCGTGAGCGTCTCGGTACTGGCGCTGCTCGCCGCGGAGGGGCCGATCGTCGTGACGTTCCACACCTCGATCGAGAGGTCGCGCACGCTCGCCGCGTTCGGCGGGGTGCTGCGGCCGCTCATGGAGAAGGTCACCGCGCGGATCGCGGTGTCGCCGCACGCCCGCCGGGTGCAGGTCGAGCACCTCGGGGGAGACGCCGTCGAGATCCCCAACGGCGTCGACGTCGAGGCGTTCGCCGTGGGCCCGGCACTGCCGGGATACCCGCGGCCGGGCACCGTCGGGTTCCTCGGCCGGTTCGACGAACCCCGCAAGGGCATGCCGGTGCTGCTGGACGCCGTGCGCAGGCTCGCCCCCACCCGTCCCGACCTGCGGGTGCTGGTGA encodes:
- a CDS encoding DUF3500 domain-containing protein yields the protein MVQAVTDDASRDVADRMAEAAAAWLDSLDPAQREVAIGPPPGVSDDAESERTRWFYTPTDHGGLTFHQQRPAQHRLVMRLVASGLSQAGYTTVATVLGLENVLDRTEGFTVDFGWDRGRDPGRYFLRVFGEPGGQAPWGWRFGGHHVSLHNLVVDGRVAATTPCFLGADPANSPLLGGTALRPLGAAEDLARELVRSLRPELAARAVLLPHAPDDIVGANSPRIANGVDRSGLWRPGRHTDPRAATPATGLHGADQEAVALTPEPKGVPGTDLDATQRELLRALLSTYLDRVPAGVSPLPRYDDPAALDAVHVAWAGSTAPGEPHYYRLQGPRLLVEWDNTQRNVNHAHAVWRDPESDFGRDVLAAHRAAHHS
- a CDS encoding transglycosylase domain-containing protein; its protein translation is MRRTGLPVQRSRRDTHPSRVAWWQPPKPQRNRPQRAGAPGQAGEDTARHRAPDATDVLPVVDAPARASRSSPSARRVRLLRRAVLATAAAIVLGPVVAFVTGYLLFSVPNPDDAVNNQVAEVSFADGSPLTRLVPEEGNRTKVPLDQVPMHVRHAVLSAEDRSFYSNPGFDLTGIMRAAWNQLRGGEGGGSTITQQFVKKALVGDEQTLWRKYKEVILAVKISQERTKDEILSDYLNTIYFGRGAYGIQSAAQAYFDRGVQDLAPAEGALLAGLIQSPSRWDPAVSPERAVERWTFVLDGMVSQGWLTPADRAAAHFPQTDARRSLARGVPTDSRGHIVSAVTAELEDLGFTEQDVAQEGLRITTTVDPRHQQQVVESAHDALDGQPVNLRSAVVAIDPRTGGVLAYYGGDNGLGLDYAQVRKLAGSTFKPFVVLAGLMRNPPVGLGEVFDGREIPGLRNAGGADCDECDLKQAMTVSNNVVFHALAKEVGPESVAAAARTAGITAPLDNATEGIALGNKEVSTLELASAYATIAAGGVWRQPHLVSSVVTADDRVLYQAATDGERRFPERVARNVVEAMLGVAEHDRLGLPRGRPVAAKTGTVQSRFEGENNDAWMAGFTPSLATAVWMGTDMNSPIRTARGRPIQGSSLPGDVWQDVMSDALAGSPVEDFPPFRPIGQPPSPLGPNEEPPPSSEPLPPPLEPPPGAAAGPPPDGPDVTPDDPERPGILGDPGVDHPTDDEDCSVTPCG
- the thrS gene encoding threonine--tRNA ligase, whose product is MSAPASRPASAPVRVPAGTTAGAAIREVGLPTTGPTAVVVVRDAGGQLRDLAWAPESDVEVEAVGADTDEGRSVIRHSAAHVLAQAVQQLRPEAKLGIGPPITDGFYYDFDVEQPFTPDDLSKLESAMKKIIKAGQRFSRRRFDSRDDARKELAEEPYKLELIDLKGAPEDDVVEVDASGELTIYDNVHAHTGETVWSDLCRGPHVPTTRFIPAFKLMRTAAAYWRGNEKNPQLQRIYGTAWESQEALDAHLERLAEAERRDHRRLGAELDLFSFPDEIGSGLPVFHPKGGVIRKELEDYSRRRHEEAGYEFVNTPHITKGQLFETSGHLSWYREGMYPGMHLDEERAADGTVRKPGQDYYLKPMNCPMHNLIFQARGRSYRELPLRMFEFGSVYRYEKSGVVHGLTRARGFTQDDAHIYCTEEQMQGEIRSLLQFVLDLLRDYGMDDFYLELSTRNPEKSIGNDEDWERATDALRTAAEASGLDLVLDPGGAAFYAPKISVQAKDAIGRSWQLSTIQVDLMLPDRFELEYTAADGSRKRPVMIHRALFGSIERFFGVLTEHYAGAFPAWLAPVQVVAIPVTDEQVPYVEDVARQLKSHGIRVEVDASDDRMQKKIRTHTMQKVPFLLLVGGRDAEAGAVSFRFRDGTQLNGIPTADAVATVADWIRSRTNVSPNADVFAAAP
- a CDS encoding HIT domain-containing protein → MSEAGEPAYEARDGIGTPDGFRRLWTPHRLAYIKEAGAEGCPFCRIPKLSDEEGLVVARGDTVYAVLNLHPYNPGHLMVLPYRHVAELEDLEPAEASELMTFTQAAVRAMKRVAAPHAFNVGLNLGTVAGGSLAEHLHQHVVPRWGGDANFIAVIGQTKVIPQLLSETRSLLAEAWPARGAAADRPSGEQQ
- the pgsA gene encoding phosphatidylinositol phosphate synthase, giving the protein MLNVFARVQVNRVTEPVGRWLVARGIAPDVVTVVGTVGSVAAALWFLPRDELFVGAVVVTLFVLLDLVDGAMARARGYSTPFGAVLDSTCDRVADGALFAGLTWWCLGAGEERVLGVAALLCLVSGQLVSYIKARAEGAGLSADGGLVERAERLIIALVGTGLHGLGVPYALHVALWLLSAASVWTVGQRIVAVYRSARDAEAGPVPPDQAASP
- a CDS encoding phosphatidylinositol mannoside acyltransferase; translated protein: MSEKLADMRYALAWRLAGILPAGVTARGFRLAADLAALAGGGPAAGLRRNLARVVPQASPAELDALVRDGLRSYARYWCEMFRLRPGDAQAVHALMDRGMSGTEPFYAALREGRGVVFAVPHSGNWDAAGVWVVETLRRLGHEPVFTTMAQRLRPESLYRRFLAYREALGFEVVAAEAGITAHRALTRRLRAGGVVCLVADRDLTGSGIEVSFFDEPARFPAGPARLAALTGAVLMPAYPHFSPDGWVVPIADPVPVDRTPESVAKATQAIADAFAYLIARAPRDWHALQPLWTADMEKR
- a CDS encoding glycosyltransferase family 4 protein, encoding MRVGIVCPYSLDVPGGVQAHVVGLAVELERLGHTVSLLAPAADGTPVPRFVTPAGRSVGVPYNGSVARVTFGPLTYARVRRWLAEHTFDVLHLHEPTTVSVSVLALLAAEGPIVVTFHTSIERSRTLAAFGGVLRPLMEKVTARIAVSPHARRVQVEHLGGDAVEIPNGVDVEAFAVGPALPGYPRPGTVGFLGRFDEPRKGMPVLLDAVRRLAPTRPDLRVLVMGNGDADALRRVAGPVADRLDVLGPVDDATKAAALRSVDVFCAPNTGGESFGIVLTEALAAGAPVLASDLDAFRAVLGEDEPAGVLFPAGDAAALADRLGELLDDPARRTALSAAGRVRAGHFGWPAVTAAVLRVYRTAIAADPRRAASVR